Proteins co-encoded in one Diprion similis isolate iyDipSimi1 chromosome 13, iyDipSimi1.1, whole genome shotgun sequence genomic window:
- the LOC124413953 gene encoding uncharacterized protein LOC124413953 isoform X1 — protein sequence MLHDLLRRPQDEILKSNFQTVYKFLVIAYEHLQSGKKITENSHKEDRSGRENSSLEDGGDKDGDKRVFHTSSTSSTSDGLSLRLYRSTIIQSKINYDENYDAESLDDLFETTSVAASKLEEGKTTLSTTEWKKMESNSVTTEMTRDFGATGDFRSILPIHEEQVQQVSTTTLKNLDTIFDGSTRTKVTTQNDFGAGISITDNNFVAEITTVENNIEIGSTAMSDIENEAYSTEDNTGAVITNRVNSQSETTRKSIFETSITIENDPETEIQSTKNNSGFQNTTHVNSEFGDITENFSEPEITTEINYDSSIYGAIGSSESGIDYNNTETKITTTENNFSTQTTIMMNNFETKITTEKNNIRISTAAMNNSDAKLTTSESGVNAETKITTLRNDVEREISSKDNNFETGIEDFETEKILPSTEFSTVSQPSEEINGNPDDYRIISDRIQESLESTTVSSLHVAGTSDIPYSITSVENPSDTESVTKPEEGDKIAGNFGDQEAEPSFDSQTTTTIFHPSSTDPEILVGEAKKTQVILEIGDTLSPYNGITKSTEVGLVKIPGSKSVRKQFLVGTNYVSRIYNVNDNDVAIEEEGENEDSIDPKSSYNDPYNYATNFDSDHHHHHLPRYHRFDESLNSDEWKASRENYLSKNFPRQQIRVPVKRGGHNTNLEKLYRWFYRIGQEAENPDFARRGLVVRYKAKPEIRCKESAKVQRDR from the exons ATGCTTCACGATCTCCTTCGGCGCCCTCAggacgaaattttgaaatccaaCTTCCAAACGGTTTACAAGTTCTTGGTTATTGCTTACGAACATCTGCaaagtggtaaaaaaattacggaaaACAGTCAC AAAGAAGATCGAAGTGGCAGAGAAAATTCAAGTCTCGAGGATGGAGGCGACAAAGATGGAGATAAAAGGGTTTTTCACACCTCGTCAACCTCGTCGACGTCTGACGGACTCTCGCTTCGACTTTATCGCTCTACTATCATACAGAGTAAAATAAACTACGATGAAAACTACGACGCAGAATCGCTTGACGATCTTTTTGAAACGACCAGCGTTGCGGCGTCGAAATtggaagaaggaaaaacgaCTTTGTCTACTACGGAATGGAAAAAGATGGAATCTAATTCTGTGACCACTGAAATGACGCGGGATTTTGGTGCCACTGGTGACTTCCGGTCGATATTGCCCATCCATGAGGAACAAGTTCAACAAGTTTCTACCACGACACTGAAAAATTTGGATACAATTTTTGAtg gATCAACCCGGACGAAAGTTACCACGCAGAATGATTTTGGAGCCGGAATTTCTATCACGGATAATAATTTCGTGGCGGAAATAACGACTGTTGAGAATAATATAGAAATTGGAAGTACAGCGATGagtgatattgaaaatgaagCTTACAGTACGGAGGATAATACTGGAGCTGTGATTACGAATCGAGTTAATTCCCAATCTGAAACCACTCGGAAGAGTATTTTTGAAACAAGTATCACAATCGAAAATGATCCTGAAACAGAAATTCAATCAACGAAGAATAATTCTGGGTTTCAAAATACGACTCATGTTAATTCCGAATTTGGAGACATAACGGAGAATTTTTCCGAGCCTGAAATCACGACTGAGATTAATTACGATTCGAGTATTTATGGGGCGATTGGTAGCTCGGAATCTGGAATTGATTACAATAATACCGAAACGAAAATCACTACtacagaaaataatttttcaacgcaaACGACGATcatgatgaataattttgaaacgaaaatcactactgaaaaaaataatattcgaatATCGACAGCTGCGATGAATAATTCTGATGCAAAATTGACGACCAGTGAAAGCGGTGTAAATGCTGAAACGAAAATCACAACTCTAAGGAACGATGTCGAAAGAGAAATTTCGAGCAAAgataacaattttgaaactgGAATCGAGGATTTTGAAACGGAAAAAATCTTGCCGTCGACAGAGTTTTCAACTGTATCACAGCCCTCGGAGGAAATCAACGGTAATCCAGACGATTATCGAATAATCTCGGATAGGATCCAGGAATCGTTAGAGTCGACGACAGTTTCGAGTCTCCACGTTGCAGGAACCAGCGATATTCCTTACAGCATCACAAGTGTGGAAAATCCCTCAGACACCGAGTCGGTCACGAAACCGGAAGAAGGCGATAAAATTGCAGGAAATTTTGGCGACCAAGAAGCTGAACCTTCATTTGACTCCCAAACTACGACGACGATCTTTCATCCCTCTTcgactgatcctgaaattctg GTTGGGGAAGCGAAGAAGACGCAGGTGATACTGGAAATCGGCGACACGTTATCGCCCTACAACGGTATAACCAAGTCTACTGAAGTGGGTCTGGTGAAAATACCGGGTTCAAAAAGTGTCCGCAAACAATTTTTGGTAGGCACGAATTATGTGTCGAGAATTTACAACGTCAATGACAATGACGTGGCGATCGAAGAGGAGGGTGAAAACGAAGACTCGATTGATCCGAAGTCGTCTTATAACGACCCGTACAATTATGCAACCAATTTTGACAGcgatcatcaccatcatcatcttCCTCGGTATCACCGTTTCGACGAGTCGTTAAATTCAGACGAGTGGAAGGCGTCCAGGGAAAATTATCTCTCCAAGAATTTTCCCCGTCAGCAAATTCGAGTTCCGGTGAAAAGAGGCGGCCATAATACCAATCTCGAAAAATTGTACAGGTGGTTCTACAGAATCGGACAGGAAGCCGAAAATCCGGATTTTGCAAG ACGGGGCTTAGTGGTCAGATACAAAGCCAAGCCGGAGATCAGGTGTAAAGAATCG GCTAAAGTCCAAA
- the LOC124413953 gene encoding uncharacterized protein LOC124413953 isoform X2: protein MLWWKIFIRHFALLQSLITVPIFFASTNIEAAPIADLDTANSTAELKIVGECLPLGEIAKLEKYLAEKNDDPQSNTGFPVINAAGFTSEDFARVEYNSSELSPFGNDQADWKRLKMLHDLLRRPQDEILKSNFQTVYKFLVIAYEHLQSGKKITENSHVKDRSGRENSSLEDGGDKDGDKRVFHTSSTSSTSDGLSLRLYRSTIIQSKINYDENYDAESLDDLFETTSVAASKLEEGKTTLSTTEWKKMESNSVTTEMTRDFGATGDFRSILPIHEEQVQQVSTTTLKNLDTIFDGSTRTKVTTQNDFGAGISITDNNFVAEITTVENNIEIGSTAMSDIENEAYSTEDNTGAVITNRVNSQSETTRKSIFETSITIENDPETEIQSTKNNSGFQNTTHVNSEFGDITENFSEPEITTEINYDSSIYGAIGSSESGIDYNNTETKITTTENNFSTQTTIMMNNFETKITTEKNNIRISTAAMNNSDAKLTTSESGVNAETKITTLRNDVEREISSKDNNFETGIEDFETEKILPSTEFSTVSQPSEEINGNPDDYRIISDRIQESLESTTVSSLHVAGTSDIPYSITSVENPSDTESVTKPEEGDKIAGNFGDQEAEPSFDSQTTTTIFHPSSTDPEILVGEAKKTQVILEIGDTLSPYNGITKSTEVGLVKIPGSKSVRKQFLVGTNYVSRIYNVNDNDVAIEEEGENEDSIDPKSSYNDPYNYATNFDSDHHHHHLPRYHRFDESLNSDEWKASRENYLSKNFPRQQIRVPVKRGGHNTNLEKLYRWFYRIGQEAENPDFARRGLVVRYKAKPEIRCKESAKVQRDR, encoded by the exons ATGCtgtggtggaaaatttttatccgacACTTTGCTTTATTGCAAAGCTTAATTACTGTGCCAATATTTTTCGCGTCGACGAATATCGAGGCTGCTCCAATTGCTGATCTTGACACTGCGAATTCAACCG CAGAGTTGAAAATCGTGGGCGAGTGTCTACCGTTGGGTGAAATAGCGAAATTAGAGAAATACCTTgcggaaaaaaatgatgatccGCAATCGAATACCGGATTTCCGGTTATAAACGCTGCTGGTTTTACCAGCGAAGATTTCGCGAGGGTGGAATATAACAGTTCGGAATTATCGCCATTCGGCAACGATCAAGCGGACTGGAAGAGACTCAAAATGCTTCACGATCTCCTTCGGCGCCCTCAggacgaaattttgaaatccaaCTTCCAAACGGTTTACAAGTTCTTGGTTATTGCTTACGAACATCTGCaaagtggtaaaaaaattacggaaaACAGTCACGTGA AAGATCGAAGTGGCAGAGAAAATTCAAGTCTCGAGGATGGAGGCGACAAAGATGGAGATAAAAGGGTTTTTCACACCTCGTCAACCTCGTCGACGTCTGACGGACTCTCGCTTCGACTTTATCGCTCTACTATCATACAGAGTAAAATAAACTACGATGAAAACTACGACGCAGAATCGCTTGACGATCTTTTTGAAACGACCAGCGTTGCGGCGTCGAAATtggaagaaggaaaaacgaCTTTGTCTACTACGGAATGGAAAAAGATGGAATCTAATTCTGTGACCACTGAAATGACGCGGGATTTTGGTGCCACTGGTGACTTCCGGTCGATATTGCCCATCCATGAGGAACAAGTTCAACAAGTTTCTACCACGACACTGAAAAATTTGGATACAATTTTTGAtg gATCAACCCGGACGAAAGTTACCACGCAGAATGATTTTGGAGCCGGAATTTCTATCACGGATAATAATTTCGTGGCGGAAATAACGACTGTTGAGAATAATATAGAAATTGGAAGTACAGCGATGagtgatattgaaaatgaagCTTACAGTACGGAGGATAATACTGGAGCTGTGATTACGAATCGAGTTAATTCCCAATCTGAAACCACTCGGAAGAGTATTTTTGAAACAAGTATCACAATCGAAAATGATCCTGAAACAGAAATTCAATCAACGAAGAATAATTCTGGGTTTCAAAATACGACTCATGTTAATTCCGAATTTGGAGACATAACGGAGAATTTTTCCGAGCCTGAAATCACGACTGAGATTAATTACGATTCGAGTATTTATGGGGCGATTGGTAGCTCGGAATCTGGAATTGATTACAATAATACCGAAACGAAAATCACTACtacagaaaataatttttcaacgcaaACGACGATcatgatgaataattttgaaacgaaaatcactactgaaaaaaataatattcgaatATCGACAGCTGCGATGAATAATTCTGATGCAAAATTGACGACCAGTGAAAGCGGTGTAAATGCTGAAACGAAAATCACAACTCTAAGGAACGATGTCGAAAGAGAAATTTCGAGCAAAgataacaattttgaaactgGAATCGAGGATTTTGAAACGGAAAAAATCTTGCCGTCGACAGAGTTTTCAACTGTATCACAGCCCTCGGAGGAAATCAACGGTAATCCAGACGATTATCGAATAATCTCGGATAGGATCCAGGAATCGTTAGAGTCGACGACAGTTTCGAGTCTCCACGTTGCAGGAACCAGCGATATTCCTTACAGCATCACAAGTGTGGAAAATCCCTCAGACACCGAGTCGGTCACGAAACCGGAAGAAGGCGATAAAATTGCAGGAAATTTTGGCGACCAAGAAGCTGAACCTTCATTTGACTCCCAAACTACGACGACGATCTTTCATCCCTCTTcgactgatcctgaaattctg GTTGGGGAAGCGAAGAAGACGCAGGTGATACTGGAAATCGGCGACACGTTATCGCCCTACAACGGTATAACCAAGTCTACTGAAGTGGGTCTGGTGAAAATACCGGGTTCAAAAAGTGTCCGCAAACAATTTTTGGTAGGCACGAATTATGTGTCGAGAATTTACAACGTCAATGACAATGACGTGGCGATCGAAGAGGAGGGTGAAAACGAAGACTCGATTGATCCGAAGTCGTCTTATAACGACCCGTACAATTATGCAACCAATTTTGACAGcgatcatcaccatcatcatcttCCTCGGTATCACCGTTTCGACGAGTCGTTAAATTCAGACGAGTGGAAGGCGTCCAGGGAAAATTATCTCTCCAAGAATTTTCCCCGTCAGCAAATTCGAGTTCCGGTGAAAAGAGGCGGCCATAATACCAATCTCGAAAAATTGTACAGGTGGTTCTACAGAATCGGACAGGAAGCCGAAAATCCGGATTTTGCAAG ACGGGGCTTAGTGGTCAGATACAAAGCCAAGCCGGAGATCAGGTGTAAAGAATCG GCTAAAGTCCAAA
- the LOC124413954 gene encoding steroid hormone receptor ERR2-like isoform X1, with translation MYPGVTCDTTMDAWMYDVVSMMSGGDGGTAGIVANNRTTTIPSIKQEVENPTTPSQNYHQVCSPTTTLHHQDVVCGQVDIPDYGGGGGSPGSPERHHCSSTTQPMGMAEGGIKEEDMLPRRLCLVCGDVASGFHYGVASCEACKAFFKRTIQGRLQGNIEYTCPANGECEINKRRRKACQACRFQKCLRQGMLKEGVRLDRVRGGRQKYRRSTEPYAMMASIKLEDNKMVEALISCEPDMLQASSPSLTLDTDQRVLGQLSDLYDRELVGIIGWAKQIPGFSGLALNDQMRLLQSTWAEILTFSLAWRSVPNSGKLRFAQDFTLDEKIARECHCVELYSHCIQIVERLQRLSLSREEFYVLKALVLVNSDARLDEPQSLVRFRDVILNSLSDCVAAVRPGQGIRSTQSMFLVLPSLRQADGIVRKFWTSVYRTGKVPMNKLFVEMLEAACYR, from the exons GTTTCTATGATGTCGGGTGGCGACGGTGGCACTGCAGGAATAGTCGCTAACAACAGGACGACCACGATACCCAGTATAAAACAGGAAGTTGAAAATCCTACAACGCCGTCGCAGAATTACCACCAAGTTTGTTCGCCCACCACGACCCTCCACCACCAAGAT GTGGTATGCGGTCAGGTGGACATTCCTGATTACGGGGGCGGAGGAGGGAGTCCTGGAAGTCCCGAAAGGCATCACTGCTCGTCGACAACGCAACCAATGGGAATGGCGGAG gGCGGTATCAAAGAGGAGGACATGCTCCCCAGGAGACTGTGTCTGGTTTGCGGAGACGTCGCCAGCGGCTTTCACTACGGCGTCGCATCCTGCGAGGCTTGCAAAGCGTTCTTTAAACGAACGATACAAGGTAGGCTACAAG GCAATATCGAGTACACTTGTCCCGCGAACGGTGAATGCGAGATAAATAAGAGAAGACGAAAAGCCTGTCAGGCTTGCAGATTCCAAAAATGTCTGAGGCAAGGAATGCTCAAGGAAGGTGTCAGGCTCGACAGAGTTCGGGGTGGTCGACAAAAGTACCGGAGATCTACGGAGCCTTACGCCATGATGGCCAGCATCAAACTcgaag ATAACAAAATGGTCGAGGCTTTGATATCCTGCGAACCGGACATGCTTCAGGCCTCGAGTCCTTCGCTTACTTTGGATACGGATCAGCGAGTGCTCGGACAACTTTCTGATCTTTACGACAGAGAGTTAGTCGGTATTATAg GATGGGCCAAGCAGATACCCGGCTTCAGCGGACTCGCCTTGAACGATCAAATGCGCCTGCTCCAGAGTACTTGGGCAGAAATTCTCACCTTTAGTTTGGCATGGAGAAGCGTGCCTAACAGTGGCAAGCTTAGATTTGCCCAGGATTTTACcctggatgaaaaaattgcccGTGAATGTCACTGCGTTGAACTTTACTCCCAT TGTATACAGATAGTGGAACGATTACAACGACTAAGCTTGTCGAGGGAAGAATTTTACGTACTAAAAGCATTGGTGCTTGTGAACAGCGACGCAAGATTGGACGAGCCTCAGTCTTTGGTTCGTTTTCGAGATGTGATACTGAATTCCCTGTCCGACTGCGTTGCCGCAGTGCGACCAGGTCAGGGTATACGATCAACGCAGAGTATGTTCCTAGTCCTGCCGAGTCTCAGGCAAGCCGACGGtattgttagaaaattttggaCCAGTGTTTATAGGACTGGTAAAGTACCGATGAACAAATTGTTCGTAGAAATGTTGGAGGCTGCTTGTTATCGATGA
- the LOC124413954 gene encoding steroid hormone receptor ERR2-like isoform X3 — translation MMSGGDGGTAGIVANNRTTTIPSIKQEVENPTTPSQNYHQVCSPTTTLHHQDVVCGQVDIPDYGGGGGSPGSPERHHCSSTTQPMGMAEGGIKEEDMLPRRLCLVCGDVASGFHYGVASCEACKAFFKRTIQGRLQGNIEYTCPANGECEINKRRRKACQACRFQKCLRQGMLKEGVRLDRVRGGRQKYRRSTEPYAMMASIKLEDNKMVEALISCEPDMLQASSPSLTLDTDQRVLGQLSDLYDRELVGIIGWAKQIPGFSGLALNDQMRLLQSTWAEILTFSLAWRSVPNSGKLRFAQDFTLDEKIARECHCVELYSHCIQIVERLQRLSLSREEFYVLKALVLVNSDARLDEPQSLVRFRDVILNSLSDCVAAVRPGQGIRSTQSMFLVLPSLRQADGIVRKFWTSVYRTGKVPMNKLFVEMLEAACYR, via the exons ATGATGTCGGGTGGCGACGGTGGCACTGCAGGAATAGTCGCTAACAACAGGACGACCACGATACCCAGTATAAAACAGGAAGTTGAAAATCCTACAACGCCGTCGCAGAATTACCACCAAGTTTGTTCGCCCACCACGACCCTCCACCACCAAGAT GTGGTATGCGGTCAGGTGGACATTCCTGATTACGGGGGCGGAGGAGGGAGTCCTGGAAGTCCCGAAAGGCATCACTGCTCGTCGACAACGCAACCAATGGGAATGGCGGAG gGCGGTATCAAAGAGGAGGACATGCTCCCCAGGAGACTGTGTCTGGTTTGCGGAGACGTCGCCAGCGGCTTTCACTACGGCGTCGCATCCTGCGAGGCTTGCAAAGCGTTCTTTAAACGAACGATACAAGGTAGGCTACAAG GCAATATCGAGTACACTTGTCCCGCGAACGGTGAATGCGAGATAAATAAGAGAAGACGAAAAGCCTGTCAGGCTTGCAGATTCCAAAAATGTCTGAGGCAAGGAATGCTCAAGGAAGGTGTCAGGCTCGACAGAGTTCGGGGTGGTCGACAAAAGTACCGGAGATCTACGGAGCCTTACGCCATGATGGCCAGCATCAAACTcgaag ATAACAAAATGGTCGAGGCTTTGATATCCTGCGAACCGGACATGCTTCAGGCCTCGAGTCCTTCGCTTACTTTGGATACGGATCAGCGAGTGCTCGGACAACTTTCTGATCTTTACGACAGAGAGTTAGTCGGTATTATAg GATGGGCCAAGCAGATACCCGGCTTCAGCGGACTCGCCTTGAACGATCAAATGCGCCTGCTCCAGAGTACTTGGGCAGAAATTCTCACCTTTAGTTTGGCATGGAGAAGCGTGCCTAACAGTGGCAAGCTTAGATTTGCCCAGGATTTTACcctggatgaaaaaattgcccGTGAATGTCACTGCGTTGAACTTTACTCCCAT TGTATACAGATAGTGGAACGATTACAACGACTAAGCTTGTCGAGGGAAGAATTTTACGTACTAAAAGCATTGGTGCTTGTGAACAGCGACGCAAGATTGGACGAGCCTCAGTCTTTGGTTCGTTTTCGAGATGTGATACTGAATTCCCTGTCCGACTGCGTTGCCGCAGTGCGACCAGGTCAGGGTATACGATCAACGCAGAGTATGTTCCTAGTCCTGCCGAGTCTCAGGCAAGCCGACGGtattgttagaaaattttggaCCAGTGTTTATAGGACTGGTAAAGTACCGATGAACAAATTGTTCGTAGAAATGTTGGAGGCTGCTTGTTATCGATGA
- the LOC124413954 gene encoding steroid hormone receptor ERR2-like isoform X2 → MYPGVTCDTTMDAWMYDVVSMMSGGDGGTAGIVANNRTTTIPSIKQEVENPTTPSQNYHQVCSPTTTLHHQDVVCGQVDIPDYGGGGGSPGSPERHHCSSTTQPMGMAEGGIKEEDMLPRRLCLVCGDVASGFHYGVASCEACKAFFKRTIQGNIEYTCPANGECEINKRRRKACQACRFQKCLRQGMLKEGVRLDRVRGGRQKYRRSTEPYAMMASIKLEDNKMVEALISCEPDMLQASSPSLTLDTDQRVLGQLSDLYDRELVGIIGWAKQIPGFSGLALNDQMRLLQSTWAEILTFSLAWRSVPNSGKLRFAQDFTLDEKIARECHCVELYSHCIQIVERLQRLSLSREEFYVLKALVLVNSDARLDEPQSLVRFRDVILNSLSDCVAAVRPGQGIRSTQSMFLVLPSLRQADGIVRKFWTSVYRTGKVPMNKLFVEMLEAACYR, encoded by the exons GTTTCTATGATGTCGGGTGGCGACGGTGGCACTGCAGGAATAGTCGCTAACAACAGGACGACCACGATACCCAGTATAAAACAGGAAGTTGAAAATCCTACAACGCCGTCGCAGAATTACCACCAAGTTTGTTCGCCCACCACGACCCTCCACCACCAAGAT GTGGTATGCGGTCAGGTGGACATTCCTGATTACGGGGGCGGAGGAGGGAGTCCTGGAAGTCCCGAAAGGCATCACTGCTCGTCGACAACGCAACCAATGGGAATGGCGGAG gGCGGTATCAAAGAGGAGGACATGCTCCCCAGGAGACTGTGTCTGGTTTGCGGAGACGTCGCCAGCGGCTTTCACTACGGCGTCGCATCCTGCGAGGCTTGCAAAGCGTTCTTTAAACGAACGATACAAG GCAATATCGAGTACACTTGTCCCGCGAACGGTGAATGCGAGATAAATAAGAGAAGACGAAAAGCCTGTCAGGCTTGCAGATTCCAAAAATGTCTGAGGCAAGGAATGCTCAAGGAAGGTGTCAGGCTCGACAGAGTTCGGGGTGGTCGACAAAAGTACCGGAGATCTACGGAGCCTTACGCCATGATGGCCAGCATCAAACTcgaag ATAACAAAATGGTCGAGGCTTTGATATCCTGCGAACCGGACATGCTTCAGGCCTCGAGTCCTTCGCTTACTTTGGATACGGATCAGCGAGTGCTCGGACAACTTTCTGATCTTTACGACAGAGAGTTAGTCGGTATTATAg GATGGGCCAAGCAGATACCCGGCTTCAGCGGACTCGCCTTGAACGATCAAATGCGCCTGCTCCAGAGTACTTGGGCAGAAATTCTCACCTTTAGTTTGGCATGGAGAAGCGTGCCTAACAGTGGCAAGCTTAGATTTGCCCAGGATTTTACcctggatgaaaaaattgcccGTGAATGTCACTGCGTTGAACTTTACTCCCAT TGTATACAGATAGTGGAACGATTACAACGACTAAGCTTGTCGAGGGAAGAATTTTACGTACTAAAAGCATTGGTGCTTGTGAACAGCGACGCAAGATTGGACGAGCCTCAGTCTTTGGTTCGTTTTCGAGATGTGATACTGAATTCCCTGTCCGACTGCGTTGCCGCAGTGCGACCAGGTCAGGGTATACGATCAACGCAGAGTATGTTCCTAGTCCTGCCGAGTCTCAGGCAAGCCGACGGtattgttagaaaattttggaCCAGTGTTTATAGGACTGGTAAAGTACCGATGAACAAATTGTTCGTAGAAATGTTGGAGGCTGCTTGTTATCGATGA